The Scatophagus argus isolate fScaArg1 chromosome 20, fScaArg1.pri, whole genome shotgun sequence genome window below encodes:
- the LOC124051965 gene encoding hyaluronan and proteoglycan link protein 1-like, which translates to MIAVLICALIALGVAENDLDTLYPELEHSRTIYVTENGPRLSVVAEQSKVVSRRGGNATLPCKIQRDQSLAPNRKMRIKWTKLTSDYLKEVDVFVAMDYHKKSYGSFHGRVHLQGSSPMDASLVITEITLDDYGKYKCEVIDGLEDGTVVVSLDLEGVVFPYFPRLGRYNLNFYDAERACRDQDAIVASFDQLYDAWRGKMDWCNAGWLSDGTVQYPITTPRDPCGGKNTVPGIRNYGLRDKEKNHYDVFCFTSHYKGRFYYLIHPSKLTYDEAVRACQKDGAQIAKVGQMFAAWKLLGYDRCDAGWLADGSVRYPISRPRRRCSPTEAAVRFNGFPDRKHKLYGVYCFKGHN; encoded by the exons ATGATTGCTGTGCTGATCTGTGCCTTGATCGCACTCGGCGTGGCAGAAAACGACTTGGACACTCTGTACCCTGAGCTGGAGCACTCGAGAACCATCTATGTCACag AGAACGGCCCTCGGCTCTCAGTGGTGGCAGAACAATCCAAGGTGGTGTCGAGGCGAGGGGGAAACGCCACTTTACCATGCAAGATCCAAAGGGACCAATCACTGGCACCGAATCGCAAGATGAGGATCAAATGGACCAAGCTGACCTCAGACTACCTGAAAGAG GTGGATGTCTTTGTTGCCATGGATTATCACAAAAAGAGTTATGGCAGTTTCCATGGACGCGTTCACCTACAAGGCTCCTCTCCCATGGACGCCTCTCTGGTCATCACTGAAATCACCCTGgatgattatgggaaatataAATGTGAAGTTATTGATGGGCTGGAAGATGGAACGGTGGTGGTGTCCCTCGACCTAGAAG GCGTTGTCTTTCCCTACTTCCCCCGTCTGGGTCGCTATAACCTCAATTTCTATGATGCCGAGCGGGCATGTCGGGACCAGGATGCCATCGTGGCGTCCTTCGATCAGCTGTATGACGCGTGGCGAGGAAAGATGGACTGGTGCAATGCTGGCTGGCTGAGTGACGGCACGGTCCAGTATCCCATCACTACCCCCAGAGACCCCTGCGGAGGCAAGAACACAGTGCCAGGGATTCGCAACTATGGCCTGAGAGACAAGGAGAAGAACCACTACGACGTGTTCTGCTTCACGTCCCACTACAAAG GTCGGTTCTACTACCTGATCCACCCCTCTAAGTTAACCTATGACGAGGCGGTCAGGGCGTGTCAGAAGGACGGTGCTCAAATCGCAAAGGTCGGCCAGATGTTCGCCGCCTGGAAGCTGCTGGGCTACGACCGCTGCGATGCCGGCTGGTTGGCTGATGGCAGCGTCCGTTATCCCATCTCCCGCCCCCGCCGGCGCTGCAGTCCCACAGAGGCTGCTGTGAGGTTCAACGGCTTCCCCGACAGAAAGCACAAGCTGTACGGAGTGTACTGCTTCAAGGGCCACAACtga